The genomic window CCTGTTGTGAGTCACCCTCAGGATGTTCCACCTGAAATTAATATCTAAACCAAGGTTACTTTTGCATCAAGTAATGTATTAAACGAGTAAGTATtgtcataaaataaataaaaaagttggATAAGCATTGAGAGAATTGGTACCCGAGAGAGTAGGCAGATCAAAGACTGAACGTGGTTTCTGCTAACGGAGTCACCAACGAACGCCATTCTTGTTCCTCTAACTATTTCCAGAAACTCGTAAGGATCAAACAGAGGGAGATCACATTCTTTAGGTTTCCATCTCCATTTCATGAAACCTAAATCAGGTCTTCCATACTTGATGCAGTTTTGGTGTTCGTGTATCGCCCTGCATGTCGTGTTTGTGTAGTACGGGgctttagggtttgggatcCACTCGCCGGAGAATATATCGCATTTacgttttctctttttccggCGGTGCTCTTTCTTAGGAGTTACTTGATGATGACCATTCGATGATGAGATGGATAGACGATCATTGTTATGCAAAGATGATGACTTGGGATCATGATATGTGTCGTCGTAATCATTATCATACGACGATGGTTCTGAATCTTCTGTCTTATAActatctgatgatgatgatgaatggtTATACCTAGATGGAGAAGATATTGCCGACGACGATGATGAATTCGATAAATGTTTGTATGTTGATGTTGAATAATAGAGAGGATAaccaaaaaagagataaagGATTGGAGCTATCGTAAGTAGAATAAGAGGAAATATCACTAGTCCTATTCGTAACTTTGTCGCAGGAAGTTCCATCTCCTTCTTCCGAGAAAGTATcatttaaaaacagaaaaagaataGTTTTGGGATTTCTGTTTTATGTTCAATGGATGAGAGAGATGTTTGGAAGAATTTCGATTATTGGATTAGCATCAAACAAGGTTACCAATTGATTGGGAcattgctaaaaaaaaaaaacgaatgagtcgtttgatatatatatatatatatatatatatagtgaagtagaatgttataaaatattagataGGTTAACTATCATATCTTTCTGATTGATATACACGATTTTAAGGCAGATAAGGATATTGTGTAGTAGTTTGTAGTTAGGATTATACTGTAgatcatatattttagaaattttgtttagcaTTTATTCGAGATTTTAGATATTATATTTCAAAGTGTATGCCTTTAATTAGATACCAAATATGTCGAATGGCTTAGGATTACTTCTCTTTAAGTATAAGAAGATCGTTTTAAAAGAGCAATTTAGGTTAATAATATATCTAAGAGATTTGTCAAATTGGAAGGTACTACGAACCAAAAAGCAATTGACTTTGCAAtgtaaacacacaaaaaaacgtACATTTCCAAAAATTTCAGATACAAAGAAACTTGGTATCAATGGATTTGCTCTCTAACCGGTCTgtcttggtttggtttagcTGAGAGTTTGATAACCTAACGGTCCTTGTAAACCGTCTTGATCTGGTCCGTTTCTTCTAGCCAAAGATGGCATCCATGGGAACATCTTGCTGAGTTCATTTCCTAACGTCCTTGGCCTCGCTTCCTTATCATTGATCCCGAACTTCGCTCTCTCTATAGCTTCCATTATATCTTCCCGTGCCACCGCTTCTCCGCCTgaaaacaatcaagaaatCGCTAGTGTCTGTTAAGCCAAAAACCGCAGCTTCATCCCAAAAGATCAAACCTGGGAAGCAACCAGATCGAATAACTACTTAAATCAAGAAAGGGCTGTTAAAAGATCACTTAAAGACTGACCTCTACGAGCAGCAAGCAATGCAGCTTCATTGACAATATTGGCGAGATCAGCACCTACAAATCCGGGAGTTAAAGAAGCAACCAGATCACATATGAGAAATGCATCTTCTTCTAAAGGAACGTCTCTCAGATGTATGGCCAAGATTTTCCGACGGCCTTCTTGGTCTGGTTCTGCAACCAAAACTTTTCTAGAGAACCTTCCAGGCCGACAAAGAGCCGAGTCTAACGCTTCTGGTCGGTTAGTTGCTGCAATTACAATGACTTTCGTGTCTGACTCGAATCCATCCATCTCAGTAAGCAACTACAAAGGAAGTATATCAGCAATGGAGTCTACATGGTTAAAAGGGTACTAAATGTTGATTCTTTACCTGGTTTAACGTCTGGTCACGTTCATCGTTGAAACTCCTACCGCGTTTTCCTCCAACCGCATCAAGCTCATCAATGAATATAATGGAAGGTGAGTTTTTCCTTGCTGCATTGAAAAGATCTCTGATTCGCGCTGCGCCTCTTCCAACAAACAATTCAACAAACTCACTAGCGGAGACAGAGAAAAATGGAACTCCCGCTTCTCCAGCTACAGCCCGAGCCAACAAGGTTTTACCGGTCCCTGGTGGACCGACCAAAAGCACACCTCTCGGTAATCTTGCTCCTAGTTTTTTGTAGTTTATACTTCCTTGAAGACATGAGACTatctacaaagaaaaacagaacacatgGAGGTTGGACTTCAAACTTAATTCTATAAACGTTGCATTTACGTATCTTTTTACCTCCACGAGCTCGTCTTTAGCAGAATCAACACCCTCAACATCATCGAAGCCAACAGTGGGATTTTTAGACCGTCGTTTCTTCGCAGGGCTGTTAGATGCTGAGAGTTGCCGATAAAGAAGCCACATAAGAGGTGTCAAAGGAATCCACAGAGAGATGATTGTTATCAAAGTAGTTCTCATTGACATCAATGCGGATTGAGGAGCTGAACTATAAGTAATGCCTTTCTCTCTCATTAAACTAAGAAGAAACTTCTCATCATGATCGACTTTTCTTGTCACATACTTCCACACAGGAGGCAAAGCTCGAACCTTTCGCGGAGTATCGTCTTTCGTAACAGCTTCTGTCACTGTGCCGCCATCAATTTGGATTGCCGGATCTTCTAAAGTTTCAGACTTGtgaacatcatcaacaacctCAACATTCTCATCAGTGTTGTAATAGATTCGACGTGAGCCTTCTTCGAGCAAAACCTTTGAAACAGAACCACCTCGAAGATTCGTAACGAAATCTGAGTAAGGAACAATGGATGGGGACGGAACAGCAGTTAACCTCAAGAACAAATAACACAGTCCAAAGATTAAAGCCACACCGGTGGACAAGATCACTCTTTTGagattctttttcaaaaaatatcgAAAATCTTCCATTGATGCTCTGAAATCAAATCTGCCAAGTCTCATTCTCACTAATCGTAATCTAGGTCGAAGCCTAAGAGaaaaccttcttctcttccctttGTTTCTACCATTTTCACCAATACGAGTCTCCTTATCTCCGTAATCACCAGTCACAAGTCGCTTAATCTCGCTATTACAAGAAAATCTATTACGAGAATCGCCATGAACTCTAATAACCCCTAATCTGGTTTCACCAATTTCCATAAACCCACCAAGTCTCCTGCAACTAAACGATTGAGTCCTGATTCTAGAGACACAAACATTAAGCTCACTACTCCTCGAAGACACCTTTCTATTAAATTTCTCCGGAGAATAACCTCCATTGAATCTAAATCGATTGCTACAAAGAACATTGAAAGTAGCCATGGATTCTCTATCCTGGAATCCGAATCATGCGTTGATCATTCTTGTGCAAAAATCCTAAGAAAACCGACCAAGCGCAAGAGTAGACGAACGTGTCATacaagtgaagaagattgGAATTAGAAAGGCTTTCGTCTTCAAGCTGATGACTCTGTTAAATTGAAAGGATAAGAAGAGTTCGCAAAAGCTCTTTTTTGGTTGAcagataaaaaacaaaacacagaacAGGAAAAACTGTATGAATAAGCATTGGGCATTATAAATCGAGTCATGGCCTCATGGGCCTTTTAGCTATTGGGCTATCTTTCATTTTGGgcttattttaaaaaataggttactgatttttttgaattggtATAATTAATTTGAcgcctatatatatatatatacccaattaaattgttttgttcctaaaactttatgaatcataaattcataatcgTCGTGATAAAGCCTCTAATTACCCAAAATCGTGCTCAATTTAGAAAATAGAATCTTTTAGTTGTCACCAAACTTAGCAAGTTGGCATAACCACCATTTAATCATAATAATACTCTCTCGACGGCGTCGTTTCGTGCTGGCTTCacttgaattattatttttctggCTGGACTCATATTTTCTCCGgcaaggaaaaaagaaaaacatcactTTCTTCAAGCGgatgaaaaattcaaagattgAGTCACCACCACCATAGTAATATACGCGTATGAGTTCCCAGATGTGATCTCCATCCAACGTTGTATTTCTTTCGTTTTGGTTATCTTCTTCGGTTCCATCGAATTCCAACAATTCCCATCGAGGAATTTGGTTACGAATCTTTTGATCTGACTAAACCTAGGTGAGTTTTAATTTCTCCTGGATTTTTTACGATCACGTTTCTGCTGATTATGATTACTGGTTACAGTTTTTGGACGATCGACGTTACTAGATTTAGGATTTTACTTTGAGAACCTGTTTATACTTTGATGGTATAAATTTCACTATTGGGATATATTGGTCTATGATTGTGTCATTAGGGAGCTTGATCACAAGGAGACTGAAACCAATGCTAGGAGGAGTCTCTTCAGGTTAGTAGAATGAGTAGAAAAAGAACGGAAAATGGCAGTGAATCAGGACCAGCCACTTCTCATGTTCCTGTGGATAGATTCGGGTTTCTCAAGCAAGAACATGCCAATTCGCCTGAGCGTTTTAGCAAGTCTAAAACTACATCATCCACTGATCATGACAGGTATGTCCTGAGGGAGcgaataattttaaaagaatatgattgagagagtgagagtgtgtttttgttgttggctATCTatagagaggagagaaaggtGAGAAAATGGAGGAAGATGATTGGGGTTGGAGGGAGTGATTGGAAGCATTATGTTAGGAGAAAACCTAATGTTGTCAGAAGGCGTATACGAAAAGGGATCCCTGATTGCTTACGAGGTCTTGTTTGGCAGTTAATCTCAGGAAGTCGAGACCTTTTGCTTATGAATCCTGGTGTTTATGAGGTAATCTTCGCCGTTTATATCCTTacattgtttcttctctgaGTCATATTCTGATCATCTATCGATTTTCCTATGAAGCAATTGGTGATTTATGAAACATCTGCATCAGAGCTTGATATCATTCGAGACATATCCCGTACTTTCCCATCACATGTTTTCTTTCAGAAGAGACATGGACCTGGGCAAAGATCCTTGTACAATGTCCTTAAGGCATACTCAGTTTATGACAGAGATGTCGGATATGTTCAGGTCTATCCTCTAGATATTTCCCTTGTttcccatttttctttcttttagtatGGGACTAAGATTCATGATTCTAATATCTGCAGGGGATGGGGTTTATAGCCGGTTTGTTGCTTCTCTATATGAGCGAAGAAGATGCCTTCTGGTTATTAGTTGCATTACTTAAAGGAGCTGTTCATGCTCCAATGGAAGGACTGTATCATGTGagtcttttaattattagaaGATTGCAAGAAAATGTTGTATAgttgaatgaaacaaaaagagtatttTCTGCGTGAGTTAGAGTTTGTGACCACGTTTTAAAAAAGTTCTCTGTAGATTAAGTTTATAACGATTCTGGTGAGAGTTTTTCGTCATTGATTATGAATCAACTATCCAATTTAAAAGGCTACTGTATAGTTCGTTCCTTGATTTAACAAGGTAATGTCTTTGCCGCACATT from Arabidopsis thaliana chromosome 3, partial sequence includes these protein-coding regions:
- a CDS encoding cell division protein ftsH (cell division protein ftsH, putative; FUNCTIONS IN: in 6 functions; LOCATED IN: integral to membrane, chloroplast; EXPRESSED IN: 22 plant structures; EXPRESSED DURING: 13 growth stages; CONTAINS InterPro DOMAIN/s: ATPase, AAA+ type, core (InterPro:IPR003593), ATPase, AAA-type, core (InterPro:IPR003959), ATPase, AAA-type, conserved site (InterPro:IPR003960), Peptidase M41, FtsH extracellular (InterPro:IPR011546); BEST Arabidopsis thaliana protein match is: FTSH protease 8 (TAIR:AT1G06430.1); Has 43920 Blast hits to 41347 proteins in 3350 species: Archae - 1585; Bacteria - 19560; Metazoa - 4991; Fungi - 3838; Plants - 3354; Viruses - 31; Other Eukaryotes - 10561 (source: NCBI BLink).), whose product is MATFNVLCSNRFRFNGGYSPEKFNRKVSSRSSELNVCVSRIRTQSFSCRRLGGFMEIGETRLGVIRVHGDSRNRFSCNSEIKRLVTGDYGDKETRIGENGRNKGKRRRFSLRLRPRLRLVRMRLGRFDFRASMEDFRYFLKKNLKRVILSTGVALIFGLCYLFLRLTAVPSPSIVPYSDFVTNLRGGSVSKVLLEEGSRRIYYNTDENVEVVDDVHKSETLEDPAIQIDGGTVTEAVTKDDTPRKVRALPPVWKYVTRKVDHDEKFLLSLMREKGITYSSAPQSALMSMRTTLITIISLWIPLTPLMWLLYRQLSASNSPAKKRRSKNPTVGFDDVEGVDSAKDELVEIVSCLQGSINYKKLGARLPRGVLLVGPPGTGKTLLARAVAGEAGVPFFSVSASEFVELFVGRGAARIRDLFNAARKNSPSIIFIDELDAVGGKRGRSFNDERDQTLNQLLTEMDGFESDTKVIVIAATNRPEALDSALCRPGRFSRKVLVAEPDQEGRRKILAIHLRDVPLEEDAFLICDLVASLTPGFVGADLANIVNEAALLAARRGGEAVAREDIMEAIERAKFGINDKEARPRTLGNELSKMFPWMPSLARRNGPDQDGLQGPLGYQTLS
- a CDS encoding Ypt/Rab-GAP domain of gyp1p superfamily protein (Ypt/Rab-GAP domain of gyp1p superfamily protein; FUNCTIONS IN: RAB GTPase activator activity; INVOLVED IN: regulation of Rab GTPase activity; LOCATED IN: intracellular; EXPRESSED IN: 24 plant structures; EXPRESSED DURING: 15 growth stages; CONTAINS InterPro DOMAIN/s: RabGAP/TBC (InterPro:IPR000195); BEST Arabidopsis thaliana protein match is: plant adhesion molecule 1 (TAIR:AT5G15930.1); Has 5276 Blast hits to 5263 proteins in 228 species: Archae - 0; Bacteria - 0; Metazoa - 2708; Fungi - 1087; Plants - 526; Viruses - 0; Other Eukaryotes - 955 (source: NCBI BLink).) codes for the protein MSRKRTENGSESGPATSHVPVDRFGFLKQEHANSPERFSKSKTTSSTDHDREERKVRKWRKMIGVGGSDWKHYVRRKPNVVRRRIRKGIPDCLRGLVWQLISGSRDLLLMNPGVYEQLVIYETSASELDIIRDISRTFPSHVFFQKRHGPGQRSLYNVLKAYSVYDRDVGYVQGMGFIAGLLLLYMSEEDAFWLLVALLKGAVHAPMEGLYHAGLPLVQQYLFQLESLVKELIPKLGEHFTQEMINPSMYASQWFITVFSYSFPFPLALRIWDVFLSEGVKIVFKVGLALLKYCQDELVKLPFEKLIHALKTFPEDAMNPDTLLPLAYSIKVSKRLEELTLEYQKTNAKPVQP
- a CDS encoding Ypt/Rab-GAP domain of gyp1p superfamily protein; its protein translation is MSRKRTENGSESGPATSHVPVDRFGFLKQEHANSPERFSKSKTTSSTDHDREERKVRKWRKMIGVGGSDWKHYVRRKPNVVRRRIRKGIPDCLRGLVWQLISGSRDLLLMNPGVYEQLVIYETSASELDIIRDISRTFPSHVFFQKRHGPGQRSLYNVLKAYSVYDRDVGYVQGMGFIAGLLLLYMSEEDAFWLLVALLKGAVHAPMEGLYHAGLPLVQQYLFQLESLVKELIPKLGEHFTQEMINPSMYASQWFITVFSYSFPFPLALRIWDVFLSEGVKIVFKVGLALLKYCQDELVSEVYLRAVS
- a CDS encoding Ypt/Rab-GAP domain of gyp1p superfamily protein; amino-acid sequence: MSRKRTENGSESGPATSHVPVDRFGFLKQEHANSPERFSKSKTTSSTDHDREERKVRKWRKMIGVGGSDWKHYVRRKPNVVRRRIRKGIPDCLRGLVWQLISGSRDLLLMNPGVYEQLVIYETSASELDIIRDISRTFPSHVFFQKRHGPGQRSLYNVLKAYSVYDRDVGYVQGMGFIAGLLLLYMSEEDAFWLLVALLKGAVHAPMEGLYHAGLPLVQQYLFQLESLVKELIPKLGEHFTQEMINPSMYASQWFITVFSYSFPFPLALRIWDVFLSEGVKIVFKVGLALLKYCQDELVKLPFEKLIHALKTFPEDAMNPDTLLPLAYSIKVLFRFRKVNVLVKFP
- a CDS encoding Ypt/Rab-GAP domain of gyp1p superfamily protein; the protein is MSRKRTENGSESGPATSHVPVDRFGFLKQEHANSPERFSKSKTTSSTDHDREERKVRKWRKMIGVGGSDWKHYVRRKPNVVRRRIRKGIPDCLRGLVWQLISGSRDLLLMNPGVYEQLVIYETSASELDIIRDISRTFPSHVFFQKRHGPGQRSLYNVLKAYSVYDRDVGYVQGMGFIAGLLLLYMSEEDAFWLLVALLKGAVHAPMEGLYHAGLPLVQQYLFQLESLVKELIPKLGEHFTQEMINPSMYASQWFITVFSYSFPFPLALRIWDVFLSEVTKCASLKSL
- a CDS encoding Ypt/Rab-GAP domain of gyp1p superfamily protein (Ypt/Rab-GAP domain of gyp1p superfamily protein; FUNCTIONS IN: RAB GTPase activator activity; INVOLVED IN: regulation of Rab GTPase activity; LOCATED IN: intracellular; EXPRESSED IN: 24 plant structures; EXPRESSED DURING: 15 growth stages; CONTAINS InterPro DOMAIN/s: RabGAP/TBC (InterPro:IPR000195); BEST Arabidopsis thaliana protein match is: plant adhesion molecule 1 (TAIR:AT5G15930.1); Has 4815 Blast hits to 4807 proteins in 228 species: Archae - 0; Bacteria - 0; Metazoa - 2496; Fungi - 964; Plants - 519; Viruses - 0; Other Eukaryotes - 836 (source: NCBI BLink).) is translated as MSRKRTENGSESGPATSHVPVDRFGFLKQEHANSPERFSKSKTTSSTDHDREERKVRKWRKMIGVGGSDWKHYVRRKPNVVRRRIRKGIPDCLRGLVWQLISGSRDLLLMNPGVYEQLVIYETSASELDIIRDISRTFPSHVFFQKRHGPGQRSLYNVLKAYSVYDRDVGYVQGMGFIAGLLLLYMSEEDAFWLLVALLKGAVHAPMEGLYHAGLPLVQQYLFQLESLVKELIPKLGEHFTQEMINPSMYASQWFITVFSYSFPFPLALRIWDVFLSEVKLPFEKLIHALKTFPEDAMNPDTLLPLAYSIKVSKRLEELTLEYQKTNAKPVQP